The DNA window AATTATGGAACAACCCAAAACAAGCAGGAAAGATCATATAAGCTATGCATGAATTCAGAAAtttgacggttttttttttaaacacaagCTGATTCGGTGAAACGTTGAGCACAAAAAACGTGGAAATCGCCCCCGGCATTGTTAAAATTTGTTGGTTTCCTCGTATAACCTTTCCAacacattatattataattatgtaAGTAATTAACttaactaattaataatattacaatatattttttaatatcaTCACGTGATCCCTTTACATTCTTCATGAAACGTGCTGTTTGTGCATAGAAGTATCTACCTCATACTTCCTTAAAATGAGAGCtaccttcaaatttttcatataaGAGTTTAAATAACGGTGATGGATTTTGTCCATATTGCTGCGGTATATTACAAATTATATTaaattctatttatattattatattaagtCAGTAAAAATGCTACGAATATAAAATTCGATTATATTTCTTACATCAATCGTGTTTTATCCATTGTTCTTTGGAAATAATGCTGTGAAACCCACCTACAATGCAGAGTAGAAAACGGattctgagaaatttttttggataaaattAAACTCTGCGGATTCCTAAAGTTATCGTCCTCAAAAAAGTTCCATTTTAGGTCCCATTCAGCAAAGGATATGATCCAGTAGGTGTTTCAAAGGTCTCGAACATTCTTTGGATAAAAAGATCAGATAGATCAGAGACATCCAACTGATCAAGTTAGTAGATGTCttcaaaactattttttacaTCTCTACTAAACACGAAATAAAGCGCAATGTGATTTAACAATGAAATTATCCAACgaaacaactttttacacATTCAAAACTGATGGAATGTAGGCGCATAATCtcgattttctcatttgtgtTGGTatgaaatgttgttttgtcGTATCGTCGGGGAATTCGATCTATTTTACgggttttcatattttttttactcaagaGAGCGCTAAGAATTAGAATACCTCCTGTAAACTCTAGTTAGCTAAATCCCCTAAGTCTATCCGATTACGAGGAGCTTTAAATtgactttagttttttttttagcttcgaAATTTATATTACTGCaaagattttctttgcagataaaattgaagaaaacatgaaGAGTATGCAAAGTGTGTGAGCaagcaaaaacaacacaacacacTGAAAAGAAGCGGTTGTGCACGACATATGTAATAGCCGGCGGACagaatcatcatcatcaacaGGATGTGGTGATTGCGAGAGTGAACGAAAAGAAGGTACGGGGGGAAAagcagcgagaaaaaaaaacaacattaattATATCGAGGCTTTCAATGTAATTGCGCTATCGCAATTTCATCCTCACAAATACGAGCGTCGAGCAATCACGATCTAAGCCAAGGACAACCAACCCACTACTACGAGAAGTAGTCAAcagcaataaaaatatagtataaaatacatatatataatataataataaaatattaagcaGAGAGGGAGTCTGATAGCATAAAAAAAGCGGTCcgctagtcttttttttttgaaaaagtgtttttgtggagaaaaaaaactttatcaaATAATCTGGACGGTGAAAACCTACactagtataatataatataatagaaaattaaaataataatataatatagtatataaataaataataagtaataaaaaagtatGGAATAAGTGGAGCTTTTTCCGTGAGAGTCTGATAGCATTTAAACAAAAAGCGGTCCGtcagccttttttttttttgaaaaagtgtttttgttgaggaaaaaactacaaatttcTAAATAATCGTTAAATCATAATcataatataaatagtataatataataataaataatataatcataataataattaaatcatagtcaaataataataataatagtaaaaacttcaaatttcaaacaaattattcaaaaaatctgcgcgaTGAAAGCCTACGAAACACCCATCCATACAAAGAGAGGAACTCGCCACGTGCTTTATCATAAATGCACCGTAATTTCCGATATTCTACTCTCGAAAGCCGCCTTCTTAAGTAGGATAAAGGAAGAAgagtttggcgttaatcaatccgcttcggatgcgtcACCGTATTCACTTCAACTCGGAgtcgtttaaggtttacgaacgtgtaactggcctatacaatgacttgcgttggctaaccgatgtatcaagtcagtgtttttatcctcccggacaagtctggtaccaatttattgaccccggagggatgaaaggcttgctgagcactggggcggtctcgaaccatcgatagATCGGTATAGTCAAAGCAAaaactcttaccgactgcaccacaccaATCCCAAATCACATGCTATTGACactaaaaggaaagaagaaatagtggCACTCTTCCATTGTCTAACGCAGGTTAAATGGACGTATATGTACGTCgccgccgtaaaaaaaaatggccgtAAAAAATCGTCCACATCAAATTAAGAATGTGAAACTGTGGAGTTGTGATGAGAGGAACAAAATGAGGATTATTAATCATTTCCTCTTAAAACCTATCTCTTGGCTCACCGACtcgatgttcttttttctgttctggaTAAAGAGGCGAAGAGAAGGGATAAAGCTAATTTAGCGACATTAATTTGTGGTTCAGGATTAAATTCGAGACATTCCAGAAACAACGTCCTTTACAAAATGACGGCAAAACTTTATATGATAGATACGcaaatcctggaaaattcgGATCatcaacgaagaagaagagtaCCGGGTCGATGAAATTGACAGCTCGTTCGTATTCCAATATCAAACGGACGTCTATTCGTTTACTCTGTATcaaagaagaatttaaaaaaaaaaaccgatgtgtcaagtcagtgtttttatccgctCAGACAAGTTTGACACCTATCTGTCGACCTCGGAGAGATGAGGGAggaattttaattaaaaatccaGCAATTTCTCGCTTTGTTCTTCGGACTtctgagaaagaaataagggTCAACAGACAAAATCACAAGGTGAGGAAAAATCTGTTTAGGagtgaaaattcagaaataaggAATGGCCCTATCCTTTAGACGAGCTTCATGGATACATAGATTAGGTAGCTTAGTTGGATAAGGGATTTATAAGCTGATAGGGGccgaaacatttttttttaacccatagtttcaaagttttgaattttttttttgaaaattttttcaatgattttaaCGCTGCAGTCCGAAACTTTTCTCCATGAAAATGATTCTTcatataatttattaattatttatataattttgAATCAACGATGTTTGCGAGAAGGAGATGTAGAGTTTCGACTAAGATTTTGACTTTTTCCATACTTTCTAGCGTTAGTTGAACATTCACAATGGTTATAAAatcaattatatttattataaatacgaagaaaaacaatttttcactaCTTTTCTTTGTATAGCCACTCTTTGACTAGTGTGCTGGCTTATTGTATTGGAAAGCACCAAATGAGCGTGCAGTtgcacagaaatttccagcatgGAActgaaattttgtattttcagcataaaattttacaaaaaaaaaagtaggacaCGTTAACTTACCTTACAAAGAGGAATATTTGCAGCTGCTTGATCTATACAACTGCAGAAATTATCATCGCAAACCTTTTGAGGACTTCTGTTCTGGTAACATTGGGTGTGAGCTACACAGCATGAATCGATTTTTCCTGAATTGTTATTAACATATAACATTAACATTAAATAACATTGTTGAAATAACTGGTTTTATAAgtcctttaaaaattaaacaaactaTGTAACTTTTTCCCTCCCTCtcttgtaagtttttttttttttttttgaaaaagtgattaAAAGAAGATAAACTATTTCCGTttgttcgaagaaaaaatcctctgaTCTTACTGAACTAAACTGTTataaccgttttttttaaagaatattgTGCACATAGGAGGACATCCATTTAGACTTTGAAGATGTGAACCATAATTAAAATGGCTTAAGTGACTAACTGCTTAAGACTAGATGCATATTTAGGTGAGCAGCACCAAAGTCcaggaaaaatattgaaaaacataaaaatattgcagttattttgcttcaaatttattcagca is part of the Necator americanus strain Aroian chromosome V, whole genome shotgun sequence genome and encodes:
- a CDS encoding hypothetical protein (NECATOR_CHRV.G17525.T1) codes for the protein MSSLYVAVLCVVFGVTLAKLRCGNDGIQHDIASNLLRNDCKGRLGKIDSCCVAHTQCYQNRSPQKVCDDNFCSCIDQAAANIPLCKFHAGNFCATARSFGAFQYNKPAH